One segment of Maridesulfovibrio bastinii DSM 16055 DNA contains the following:
- a CDS encoding STT3 domain-containing protein: MIKNKLCSFFTGSELDCNWKMFLLFAVISFVLAFGLRCIDLPKWSSPACSVDGEYIMGTHDAYYWLAGAEGVGSAVNNPMAKMLRGLNSLTGEQYGNIAFWLPAVFAGFTAVAAFLWGVLIAGPWCGFAGAVYATSIPAFFYRTRLSYYDTDIVTLLIPILISFLLALWITGGIRKSWNFKAEVQTFSPGLYDFLLPFAAGILTVYGKAWHGDMMYLGVVLLLMATALVLVCSPAKNRITLLRGLVVYALAAFAGIPGIILSICAAVFFVKIDNKPIAKYEHFLIYLVVLVLIISLTGEKASLFMVIWGKVQAYLKPVASASVGAGGPKYPGIAQSVIEAQDVKFDDLFYNIMGSSLLGWVGFIAFFAVLIFRPVIALLIPFALVTVSSVVMGGRFGMFGGLPLGIGLFYVIFSGCKKVLSQNDSARKFLAPTVSVLVVLALASVNFRNYIGVPPTPIMFKEHALGLKRAGKEIAKDSTVWTWWDWGYATMYYAGSNVFANGGNHAGPVLFPLAFPFATDSIPQANQFIKYCALRGNNPAGVWDKMPAKKVNDLIRSFAVNDYNFKPKHKQYLVVTWKDTNLAYWILYYGSWSVKTGNGIHPVSRTISSQFTVNFDNGELGFSGSKGKVLPLSGMRVMDNKSVIIRNYPSNSGINLLFNKSIGQGYLVDDFVANSMMTRLLTENPESEAIKPYFKLIYEGMPFIRIYEVL; this comes from the coding sequence ATGATTAAAAATAAACTCTGTTCATTCTTCACAGGTTCCGAGTTGGATTGCAACTGGAAAATGTTCCTCCTTTTCGCGGTTATTTCTTTTGTTCTGGCTTTTGGACTAAGGTGTATCGATCTTCCCAAGTGGAGCTCTCCCGCATGTTCTGTTGACGGTGAATATATTATGGGAACCCATGATGCATACTACTGGCTGGCCGGTGCCGAAGGTGTCGGTAGTGCTGTTAATAATCCCATGGCTAAAATGCTGCGCGGATTAAACAGCCTGACAGGAGAGCAGTACGGGAATATTGCATTCTGGCTGCCAGCTGTTTTTGCTGGTTTTACAGCTGTTGCTGCTTTTTTATGGGGAGTGCTTATTGCCGGGCCTTGGTGCGGGTTTGCGGGAGCTGTTTACGCGACCTCGATTCCGGCCTTTTTTTACCGAACCCGGCTTTCATATTATGACACCGATATAGTTACGCTACTGATACCTATCCTTATTTCTTTTCTCCTTGCGCTGTGGATAACCGGAGGAATCAGGAAAAGCTGGAATTTTAAGGCGGAAGTGCAGACTTTTTCTCCGGGGTTGTATGATTTTCTGTTGCCCTTTGCAGCCGGGATTTTAACTGTCTACGGAAAAGCATGGCACGGTGATATGATGTATCTTGGTGTAGTGCTGCTGCTTATGGCTACAGCTTTGGTGCTGGTATGCTCTCCTGCTAAAAACAGAATAACTCTGCTGCGTGGGCTGGTCGTTTATGCTCTGGCGGCATTTGCCGGCATTCCGGGCATAATTTTATCCATCTGTGCGGCTGTTTTTTTTGTGAAGATCGATAATAAACCGATCGCCAAGTATGAGCATTTTCTTATATATCTTGTGGTACTGGTTCTGATTATTTCTCTGACAGGTGAAAAAGCCTCTCTTTTTATGGTTATCTGGGGGAAAGTTCAGGCTTATTTAAAACCGGTTGCATCCGCTTCTGTAGGAGCAGGAGGACCAAAATATCCTGGTATAGCACAAAGTGTTATTGAGGCTCAGGATGTTAAGTTCGATGACCTTTTTTATAATATCATGGGCAGCAGTCTTCTGGGATGGGTCGGCTTTATTGCCTTTTTTGCTGTATTAATTTTTAGGCCGGTTATTGCACTGCTTATTCCATTTGCCCTTGTGACTGTTTCTTCCGTTGTAATGGGTGGAAGGTTCGGTATGTTCGGAGGGCTGCCTCTTGGTATCGGTCTTTTTTATGTCATTTTTTCAGGATGCAAAAAAGTTCTTTCCCAAAACGATTCCGCAAGGAAATTTCTTGCTCCGACTGTGTCAGTGCTGGTTGTGCTGGCATTGGCTAGTGTTAATTTCAGGAATTACATTGGTGTTCCCCCGACTCCGATTATGTTTAAAGAACATGCCCTTGGTCTTAAGAGAGCCGGAAAAGAGATAGCAAAGGACAGCACCGTCTGGACATGGTGGGACTGGGGATATGCGACCATGTACTATGCGGGAAGCAATGTTTTTGCCAATGGCGGAAATCATGCCGGACCTGTTCTGTTTCCTCTTGCATTCCCATTTGCAACGGATTCAATACCTCAGGCAAATCAGTTCATAAAATATTGCGCGCTTAGGGGTAATAATCCTGCCGGAGTCTGGGATAAAATGCCGGCGAAGAAAGTGAACGACCTGATCAGATCTTTTGCCGTTAACGATTACAATTTCAAGCCAAAGCATAAGCAGTATCTTGTGGTGACGTGGAAAGATACAAATCTGGCCTATTGGATTCTATATTATGGCTCATGGAGCGTTAAAACAGGTAATGGCATTCATCCTGTATCCAGAACTATTTCTTCTCAGTTTACAGTTAATTTTGATAATGGTGAGCTTGGCTTCAGCGGTTCCAAGGGTAAGGTCCTTCCGCTTTCAGGAATGAGAGTCATGGATAATAAATCCGTGATCATCAGGAATTATCCTTCAAACTCCGGCATTAATCTGCTGTTTAATAAAAGTATCGGTCAGGGATATCTGGTGGATGACTTTGTAGCAAACAGCATGATGACAAGACTTTTGACTGAAAACCCTGAATCTGAGGCGATTAAACCATATTTTAAATTGATTTATGAAGGTATGCCTTTCATCAGGATCTATGAGGTCCTGTGA
- the mrtJ gene encoding JDVT-CTERM system glutamic-type intramembrane protease MrtJ → MGLIGLYLPDPEFFISLKLLFAKAFIEEFLFRFLLQESLDRFFGYRFYLGPLSLANILTSLCFAALHMFSQPLIWALLTFIPSLVFGYLWQRYRSFLPSVFVHFAYNAVLFNKFI, encoded by the coding sequence TTGGGGCTGATCGGACTTTATCTGCCTGATCCTGAGTTCTTCATAAGTTTGAAGCTGCTATTCGCCAAAGCTTTTATTGAAGAATTCTTATTCAGGTTTCTGTTGCAGGAGAGTCTGGACAGATTTTTCGGGTATAGGTTTTATCTCGGTCCGTTGAGTCTTGCTAATATACTGACATCACTCTGTTTTGCCGCTCTGCATATGTTCAGTCAGCCGCTGATATGGGCTTTGCTGACTTTTATTCCTTCACTTGTTTTCGGGTATTTATGGCAAAGGTACAGAAGCTTTTTGCCCTCTGTTTTTGTGCATTTTGCCTATAATGCAGTTTTATTTAACAAATTTATTTAA
- the cysC gene encoding adenylyl-sulfate kinase: MSGSKKNIKKFRGEVARLDREQLNRHRSAVFWLTGLSGSGKSTIAHKVEKNLFDSGRRAYVFDGDNVRHGLCSDLSFSPTARTENVRRIAEVAKLFVENGTICICAFISPLEKDREQVREIVGEQDFYEIHVTCPLSVCEERDVKGYYKLAREGKIKNYTGISAPYETPENPDLVLNTDNVPLPDSARELFDFICEKTFCSCKECSE; encoded by the coding sequence GTGAGTGGATCGAAGAAAAATATTAAAAAATTTCGCGGGGAAGTAGCCCGTTTAGATAGAGAACAGCTTAACAGGCACAGGTCCGCCGTGTTCTGGCTGACAGGGCTTTCAGGATCCGGTAAATCGACAATTGCTCATAAAGTTGAAAAAAATTTGTTCGACAGCGGCAGGCGGGCTTATGTTTTTGATGGTGATAATGTCCGTCATGGCCTGTGTTCCGACTTAAGTTTTTCACCTACTGCAAGAACGGAAAATGTCCGTAGAATTGCTGAAGTTGCAAAACTTTTTGTCGAGAACGGTACAATCTGTATCTGTGCTTTTATTTCTCCTTTGGAAAAAGATCGGGAACAGGTTCGGGAGATCGTAGGTGAACAGGATTTTTATGAAATTCATGTCACCTGTCCTTTAAGTGTTTGCGAGGAAAGGGACGTGAAAGGATATTACAAGCTGGCCCGTGAGGGGAAAATAAAAAATTATACTGGAATATCTGCCCCATACGAAACACCCGAAAATCCTGATCTGGTGCTTAATACGGATAATGTTCCTCTCCCTGATTCTGCCAGAGAGCTTTTTGATTTTATTTGTGAAAAAACTTTCTGTTCATGCAAGGAATGTTCAGAGTAG
- a CDS encoding extracellular solute-binding protein, with protein sequence MKKIVLTLLLLAFCSSAFAGEELVLYNWSSYMPAEVLEQFTKETGIKVTEVTYDSNEAMYAKIKMVSDHGYDLIVPSTDFVIRMREQGLLHKLDKKLLPNMKNLNPRFVGQDFDKNNDYSVPYFWGSSGIAVNADFVSVDEVSSIKDLLNPELKGRILLLNDVRGVFAIALKANGYSVNDRDPEHIKQAFEFLKKLLPSVKVFDSDSPKQAMLSNEVLVGQLWNGEAFVANSENEAIQYVYPKEGYSLWMDHFCIPRGARHVENAHKFINFILRPDISAEIAEELGYSSPNAEAVKLLPENIRNNPICYPDDETLSRGEFEVGLGDATKIYEQYWMKLKTGAQ encoded by the coding sequence ATGAAGAAAATTGTGCTGACTTTGTTGCTGCTGGCTTTCTGTTCTTCCGCCTTTGCCGGAGAAGAGCTTGTTTTGTATAACTGGTCCTCTTATATGCCTGCTGAGGTTCTGGAACAGTTTACAAAGGAAACCGGCATTAAAGTTACTGAAGTAACTTATGACAGTAATGAAGCCATGTATGCTAAAATCAAGATGGTCAGTGACCATGGCTATGACCTTATTGTGCCATCAACTGATTTTGTCATTCGCATGCGCGAGCAGGGCCTGCTGCACAAGCTGGATAAAAAACTGCTTCCTAATATGAAAAATCTTAACCCGCGTTTTGTGGGGCAGGATTTTGATAAAAATAATGATTACAGTGTTCCTTACTTCTGGGGTTCATCAGGTATTGCTGTAAATGCCGACTTCGTCTCTGTTGACGAGGTCAGCTCAATCAAAGATCTGCTCAACCCGGAGCTTAAGGGAAGAATACTTCTTTTAAATGATGTTCGCGGAGTCTTCGCCATTGCCCTTAAAGCAAATGGTTATTCAGTGAACGATCGTGACCCTGAGCATATTAAACAGGCTTTTGAGTTTTTGAAAAAGCTGCTGCCTTCTGTGAAGGTTTTTGACTCCGATTCTCCGAAACAGGCAATGCTCAGCAATGAGGTTCTCGTTGGACAGCTCTGGAACGGTGAGGCTTTTGTCGCCAATAGTGAAAACGAGGCAATCCAGTATGTTTATCCCAAAGAAGGGTACAGCCTCTGGATGGATCATTTCTGCATCCCCCGTGGAGCAAGGCATGTCGAGAATGCTCATAAATTCATAAACTTTATTCTGCGTCCGGACATCAGTGCGGAGATAGCTGAAGAGCTTGGTTACTCTTCTCCTAACGCTGAAGCCGTAAAGCTGCTTCCTGAGAATATCCGTAACAACCCTATCTGTTATCCTGATGACGAAACATTGAGCAGAGGGGAATTTGAAGTTGGTCTTGGTGATGCAACAAAGATATACGAGCAGTATTGGATGAAATTAAAAACAGGAGCTCAATAG
- the potC gene encoding spermidine/putrescine ABC transporter permease PotC, which yields MIYFFLYLPLAVMVIYSFNSSKYSMNWKGFTLNWYVQLAGNSRLMETALNSIVLATVSATLATLIGTVAAVAISRYRFPGRKLMKGSLYVLMMAPDIVMGISLLILYVTLSVPLGFWTLLLSHITFCIPFVVVTVRTRLKELDPNLVEVAQDLGAGEYEIFRYIFVPLAWPAIISGWLLSFTLSMDDVIVSFFTTGPTFEILPLRIYSMVRLGVKPEVNALCAVMIVATFMVVAASQLLMRKKR from the coding sequence ATGATTTATTTTTTCCTTTACCTGCCTTTGGCGGTAATGGTGATATATTCTTTCAATTCTTCAAAATATTCGATGAACTGGAAGGGTTTCACCCTGAACTGGTATGTTCAGCTGGCCGGAAATTCCAGACTTATGGAAACCGCTTTGAACTCGATTGTACTGGCAACTGTATCTGCTACTCTGGCAACACTGATCGGCACCGTGGCCGCTGTCGCCATTTCAAGATACCGCTTTCCGGGACGCAAGCTGATGAAGGGGTCACTGTATGTTCTGATGATGGCCCCGGACATTGTTATGGGTATATCCCTTCTGATTTTGTATGTGACATTGTCAGTGCCGCTGGGTTTCTGGACTCTGCTGTTGTCACACATAACTTTCTGCATTCCTTTTGTCGTGGTCACAGTCAGAACACGTCTGAAGGAGCTGGACCCCAATCTGGTAGAGGTGGCGCAGGACCTCGGAGCGGGGGAATATGAAATATTCAGGTACATTTTTGTACCTCTGGCCTGGCCCGCAATCATTTCAGGCTGGCTGCTTTCATTCACCCTTTCTATGGATGATGTTATTGTAAGCTTTTTTACAACCGGACCGACTTTCGAGATTCTTCCACTGCGTATCTACTCGATGGTCAGGCTTGGAGTAAAACCTGAGGTGAACGCCCTTTGTGCGGTAATGATTGTCGCGACTTTTATGGTCGTGGCAGCTTCCCAGCTTTTAATGAGGAAAAAAAGATGA
- the potB gene encoding spermidine/putrescine ABC transporter permease PotB, which produces MLHKTLFKTVSVTTIWCWLFALAIVPNLLVLGTSFLTGDENSFVRFIFSIENYARLFDPALFKMIGNSVLLAGATSLVCLLIGYPFAWFLAHTDKKKRAILLMLVVIPFWTNSLVRTYALVALINASGIINKMLMALGIIRMPLQMLYTRGAVLLGLCYTLLPFMVLPLYSSILKLDHRLLEASRDLGASPAKTFIKVALPLTVQGIVSGCMLVFLPALGMFYIPDILGGAREALVGNFIRDQFLVTRDWPMGSAASVLLSMIMGFMLLFNFLNKRKLRRGRK; this is translated from the coding sequence ATGCTCCACAAGACTCTGTTTAAAACCGTTTCGGTTACTACAATATGGTGCTGGCTTTTTGCTCTGGCAATTGTCCCGAACCTGCTTGTTCTTGGAACTTCCTTTCTGACCGGAGATGAAAACTCTTTTGTCCGGTTTATCTTTTCTATTGAGAACTATGCCAGACTGTTTGATCCGGCTCTGTTCAAAATGATTGGGAATTCCGTTCTTCTGGCAGGGGCAACAAGTCTGGTCTGTCTTTTGATAGGCTATCCTTTTGCATGGTTTTTAGCCCACACTGACAAGAAAAAAAGGGCCATACTGCTGATGCTGGTGGTTATACCGTTCTGGACTAATTCTCTGGTCAGAACCTACGCTCTTGTGGCCCTGATCAATGCAAGCGGCATAATCAACAAGATGTTGATGGCTCTTGGAATCATCCGCATGCCTTTGCAGATGCTTTACACCAGAGGGGCTGTGCTGCTGGGACTATGTTATACCCTGCTGCCGTTTATGGTTCTTCCTCTTTATTCCTCAATTTTAAAGCTGGACCACAGGCTGCTTGAAGCTTCGCGCGATCTTGGCGCAAGCCCTGCAAAAACTTTTATAAAGGTTGCCCTGCCGCTTACGGTTCAGGGCATCGTCTCCGGCTGCATGCTTGTTTTTCTACCTGCTCTGGGGATGTTTTATATACCGGATATTCTTGGTGGAGCCCGTGAGGCTCTGGTCGGCAATTTTATCAGGGATCAGTTTCTGGTTACCCGTGACTGGCCCATGGGGTCTGCCGCAAGTGTCCTGCTGTCAATGATCATGGGATTTATGCTGCTCTTCAATTTTCTTAACAAAAGGAAATTAAGGAGGGGACGCAAGTGA
- the potA gene encoding spermidine/putrescine ABC transporter ATP-binding protein PotA — protein sequence MEKQQTIVELKGVSKVFDDQLALDNIDIGIRNGEFLTLLGPSGCGKTTLLRLIGGFESPSSGSVIIDGVDVCGLPPEKRAVNTVFQSYALFPHMNVYDNVAFGLKLRKLQAKEIKRIVMETLELVQMEKFSARMPYELSGGQQQRIAIARALVNQPLVLLLDEPFSALDRRLRKQMQLDMKHLQRELGITFVLVTHDQEEAFTMSDRVVVMNNGNIEQTGSPREVYEEPENLFVAHFVGETNLFDASVVSVQGRRLTADFGDMVCSLTTDNRFSEGDRVKVLLRPEDMSLTSESEYEYEEGLPVFMGTVFETVYKGTTYDVVVELDNGKTVLATEFFNEDAVNVSYRAGDRLAVSWIEGWEVVLPDAPQDSV from the coding sequence ATGGAAAAACAGCAAACCATTGTCGAGCTAAAGGGCGTCTCTAAAGTTTTTGACGACCAGCTTGCTCTGGACAATATCGACATCGGCATCAGGAATGGTGAATTCCTGACTCTCCTTGGTCCTTCCGGTTGTGGAAAGACCACTCTCCTCAGACTTATCGGTGGCTTTGAGAGCCCTTCGTCCGGTTCCGTCATAATTGACGGGGTGGATGTCTGCGGCCTTCCTCCTGAAAAACGCGCTGTTAATACCGTTTTTCAAAGCTACGCTCTTTTCCCGCATATGAATGTCTATGACAATGTTGCTTTCGGCCTCAAGCTGCGCAAGCTTCAGGCAAAAGAAATTAAGCGTATTGTCATGGAAACTCTGGAACTGGTTCAGATGGAGAAATTTTCTGCCAGAATGCCCTATGAGCTTTCCGGCGGACAGCAGCAGCGTATTGCCATCGCCAGAGCTCTGGTGAACCAGCCGCTGGTTCTGCTCCTCGATGAGCCATTCTCAGCTCTTGACCGCAGGCTTCGCAAACAGATGCAGCTTGATATGAAGCATCTCCAGCGTGAGCTGGGCATTACTTTCGTTCTGGTTACCCATGATCAGGAGGAGGCTTTTACCATGTCCGACAGAGTTGTTGTGATGAACAACGGCAATATCGAACAGACAGGCTCTCCCCGTGAGGTTTATGAGGAACCGGAAAATCTCTTTGTAGCCCATTTTGTAGGTGAAACTAATCTCTTTGATGCCAGTGTCGTTTCAGTTCAAGGCAGACGCCTTACAGCTGATTTCGGCGATATGGTATGTTCTCTTACAACTGATAACCGGTTTTCAGAAGGCGACAGGGTTAAAGTCCTGCTGCGTCCTGAAGATATGTCCCTGACCAGCGAAAGCGAATATGAATATGAAGAGGGACTGCCTGTTTTTATGGGTACTGTTTTTGAAACCGTCTACAAGGGAACCACTTATGATGTTGTGGTTGAACTGGACAATGGCAAAACAGTGCTGGCTACAGAATTTTTCAATGAAGACGCAGTCAATGTTTCCTACCGCGCAGGGGACAGACTGGCTGTGAGCTGGATTGAAGGATGGGAGGTTGTTCTGCCTGATGCTCCACAAGACTCTGTTTAA
- a CDS encoding Gfo/Idh/MocA family protein: MKTLKVGVVGLGWMGRVHLRNYTEMANVECVGAVDIEQERLDEVKEQFGVPGFKSIEELLEHDLDAISVCVPTSLHHEVGKKIIEKKINLIIEKPLAVSVAEGQELVTLAEQNGVALMVGHVERFNPAVQRVKSLMTEEAGPISIQIERVGPYPPRIQDVGVVKDLASHDIDLLRFLSGSDFKDVYAVTTSTRGKHEDNALITAEMENGVLCNINTNWVTPYKSRKIRVAAKTKFIEANLITQEVREYSEFSTYDQSYSVREWPLIFREPVKEELTLFLKALREGTEVPITGRDGLEVLKTFEIVLGE, translated from the coding sequence ATGAAAACCCTTAAAGTCGGAGTTGTCGGCCTGGGCTGGATGGGCCGGGTACATCTGCGCAATTACACTGAAATGGCGAACGTTGAATGCGTCGGCGCCGTGGATATTGAACAGGAAAGACTTGATGAAGTCAAAGAACAGTTCGGTGTTCCCGGCTTCAAAAGCATTGAAGAACTTCTTGAACATGACCTTGATGCGATAAGCGTCTGCGTACCCACAAGCCTTCATCACGAAGTGGGTAAAAAGATCATTGAAAAGAAAATCAACCTCATTATTGAAAAACCTCTGGCTGTAAGCGTTGCTGAAGGTCAGGAGCTGGTAACACTGGCAGAACAGAACGGCGTGGCACTCATGGTAGGCCATGTTGAACGTTTCAACCCTGCTGTTCAGCGTGTTAAAAGCCTCATGACCGAGGAAGCCGGACCCATTTCAATCCAGATTGAACGTGTCGGACCATATCCGCCGAGAATTCAGGATGTAGGAGTTGTAAAAGATCTGGCATCCCATGATATCGATCTGCTCCGTTTCCTTTCCGGATCTGATTTCAAGGACGTTTACGCTGTAACAACCTCAACCAGAGGCAAGCACGAAGACAACGCCCTTATCACCGCTGAAATGGAAAACGGTGTACTCTGCAACATCAATACAAACTGGGTTACACCTTACAAATCCAGAAAAATTCGTGTTGCTGCAAAAACCAAATTCATTGAAGCCAACCTGATCACTCAGGAAGTACGCGAATACAGCGAATTCTCCACTTACGATCAGAGCTACAGCGTTCGCGAATGGCCGCTCATTTTCCGTGAGCCTGTTAAAGAAGAGCTGACCCTCTTCCTCAAAGCACTCAGGGAAGGAACAGAAGTTCCTATTACCGGTCGTGACGGTCTCGAAGTTCTCAAAACTTTCGAAATTGTTCTCGGTGAATAG
- the wecB gene encoding non-hydrolyzing UDP-N-acetylglucosamine 2-epimerase, whose amino-acid sequence MKKVFLVAGARPNLMKVAPVYRASRKWEAIECDIVYTGQHYDRVMSQVFFEDLDIPEPRFNMGKSTGTHAEQTGAIMIAFEKMCVEHKPDLVVVVGDVNSTLACSITARKLHIPVAHVEAGLRSGDTDMPEEINRMVTDSISNLYFTTEEHGKANLLAEGRDPEKIFAVGNVMIDNLFYNVKRLGDEVTAKYLARPLKEKLGRYAFMTMHRPSNVDCREVLEGIVGALNSIAEKLPIIFPIHPRTAKMLEKFNINLSDNIHTLPPLAFRESLYLWKDSQVVITDSGGLQEETTALGVPCVTMRKNTERPCTVELGTNVLAGIDGDRIVLEVEKALGRAGLPAPVIPGWDGKAAERIWEKLAEYLNVDS is encoded by the coding sequence GTGAAAAAAGTTTTTCTAGTTGCGGGGGCCAGACCAAATCTTATGAAGGTGGCTCCTGTCTATAGGGCGTCCAGAAAATGGGAAGCCATTGAATGCGATATAGTTTATACCGGGCAGCATTACGACCGGGTGATGTCACAGGTTTTTTTTGAAGATCTTGATATACCAGAGCCTCGGTTCAATATGGGGAAATCCACCGGAACCCATGCGGAGCAGACCGGTGCGATTATGATTGCTTTTGAAAAAATGTGTGTTGAGCACAAGCCTGACCTTGTTGTTGTCGTAGGTGATGTTAACTCTACTCTGGCCTGCTCAATCACAGCCCGTAAACTCCATATACCTGTAGCACATGTGGAAGCAGGACTTAGAAGCGGTGATACGGATATGCCGGAAGAAATAAACCGTATGGTCACTGACTCCATAAGTAATCTTTATTTTACTACCGAAGAGCATGGTAAAGCCAATCTTCTGGCGGAAGGCCGAGACCCGGAAAAGATTTTTGCTGTAGGAAATGTGATGATAGACAACCTTTTCTACAATGTTAAGCGGCTGGGAGATGAGGTTACAGCGAAATATTTAGCGCGTCCGCTCAAAGAAAAACTGGGGCGTTATGCGTTTATGACCATGCACAGACCGTCAAATGTGGATTGCAGGGAAGTGCTTGAAGGTATTGTGGGTGCTCTTAACTCCATTGCTGAAAAGCTCCCGATAATTTTCCCTATCCATCCAAGAACAGCTAAGATGCTGGAAAAATTTAATATAAATCTTTCAGATAATATTCATACTCTGCCTCCGCTGGCTTTCAGGGAGTCACTATATCTCTGGAAGGATTCACAGGTTGTGATCACAGACAGTGGCGGTTTGCAGGAAGAAACTACGGCTCTCGGCGTTCCATGTGTTACAATGCGTAAAAATACCGAGCGGCCCTGTACCGTTGAACTTGGAACCAATGTGCTGGCTGGCATTGATGGAGACAGGATTGTTTTGGAAGTTGAAAAAGCCCTTGGGCGCGCAGGGCTTCCTGCTCCTGTTATTCCCGGCTGGGACGGGAAAGCAGCAGAAAGAATATGGGAAAAACTGGCTGAATATCTCAATGTTGATAGTTGA
- the radA gene encoding DNA repair protein RadA, whose translation MKTKDVFVCSNCGAQALKWQGQCPRCGEWNTLEQKVVSRSPGRLKVRLASGSPVDLKDIPGENAAARTTGFQALDNVLGKGFVPGGAVLLGGEPGIGKSTLLLQLAAMQAAMGCRSIYFSGEESLAQIRGRADRLGLLDSGLLVVASTNAEEAVSLIEGDQKPDLIIIDSVQTLSSPRAEGIPGSVSQVRAVSSDLVEAAKKSSTTLILVGHVTKDGQIAGPKLLEHMVDTVLYLEGDRRHMTRIMRVLKNRFGPSDELVVFTMREAGMEIVEDPSTLFLGDRDDSLSGAAVVMAMDGHKPFAVEVQALAGKTVLSIPRRTALGFDTNRLNLLLAVLEKRLSLNLGQFDIYAKTGGGMTMPDPGLDLGVVASVLSSFYDLPLPAGAVFWGEVDLNGLIRPATGYETRLKQAKRLGYGPLFHSETCKTLADLQQKLFGPE comes from the coding sequence ATGAAAACCAAAGATGTGTTTGTATGTTCCAACTGCGGAGCGCAGGCTTTGAAATGGCAGGGACAATGCCCTAGATGCGGGGAATGGAATACACTGGAACAAAAAGTGGTTTCACGTTCACCGGGACGGTTGAAGGTCAGGCTTGCCTCGGGTTCCCCTGTGGACTTGAAGGACATTCCAGGAGAGAACGCAGCGGCCCGGACTACTGGTTTTCAGGCTTTGGATAATGTCCTCGGGAAAGGTTTTGTTCCCGGCGGAGCGGTTCTTCTTGGTGGAGAACCCGGTATTGGAAAGTCCACATTGCTGCTTCAGCTTGCAGCTATGCAGGCCGCTATGGGCTGCCGGAGTATTTATTTTTCAGGTGAGGAATCCCTTGCCCAGATCAGGGGACGTGCCGACAGGCTTGGTCTTCTTGATTCCGGTTTGCTGGTTGTTGCTTCAACCAATGCGGAAGAAGCTGTCAGCCTCATAGAAGGCGATCAGAAACCGGATCTGATTATTATTGACTCCGTACAGACTCTTTCTTCTCCAAGGGCTGAGGGAATCCCCGGAAGTGTCTCGCAGGTCCGCGCGGTTTCTTCAGATTTAGTTGAAGCTGCAAAAAAAAGTAGCACTACTCTTATCCTCGTGGGACATGTTACCAAAGACGGCCAGATTGCCGGTCCGAAGCTTCTGGAGCACATGGTTGATACTGTTTTGTATCTTGAGGGTGATCGCCGGCACATGACCCGGATAATGCGTGTTCTCAAAAACCGTTTCGGTCCCAGTGACGAGCTGGTTGTTTTTACCATGCGTGAAGCAGGGATGGAGATAGTTGAAGATCCTTCTACGCTCTTTCTGGGTGATCGGGATGATTCATTAAGCGGTGCAGCCGTTGTTATGGCCATGGATGGTCATAAACCCTTTGCCGTTGAGGTGCAGGCTCTGGCCGGGAAAACAGTCCTTTCCATACCAAGGCGCACAGCTCTGGGATTCGATACCAATAGGCTCAATCTATTGCTGGCGGTTCTGGAGAAAAGACTAAGCCTCAATCTGGGACAGTTTGATATATATGCCAAGACCGGCGGCGGAATGACTATGCCTGACCCCGGTCTTGATCTTGGCGTTGTGGCTTCTGTTCTTTCATCTTTTTACGATCTTCCGCTGCCGGCCGGAGCTGTTTTCTGGGGGGAGGTCGATTTGAACGGTTTAATCCGTCCGGCCACAGGATATGAAACAAGGTTGAAACAGGCTAAAAGGCTGGGGTATGGTCCTTTGTTTCACTCTGAGACTTGTAAAACTCTTGCTGATTTGCAACAGAAGCTTTTCGGTCCTGAATAG